Proteins encoded in a region of the Thunnus maccoyii chromosome 4, fThuMac1.1, whole genome shotgun sequence genome:
- the LOC121895199 gene encoding vasopressin V2 receptor-like, whose translation MSVSLATDTYPSIDWPVVSVTPAGNNVTELERDALLAVAEVVVLAVILVMALLGNGLVLVVLLRRRRHHNPLHQFMLNLCLADLVVALFQVLPQLVWDARGRFPGPDFLCRLVKYLQVLGMFASSYMIVAMTADRHYAICCPLQAHRNGATQRRNSFILLAWGLSLLLSLPQVFIFSRSEVAPGVYECWGNFAETWGLKAYVTWMTLAVFILPVLIITVCQVQIFREIHNSLYLKSECRLSPASLPPSRRDSQRGGGGGSRGRSSVSLYVSPLVFNNPGTHTGFEPGSTYQHLPMGPLRSNSITSHCDIHTYTAVHPAELQPDVLPDPAVPSTVCSPPPVKAAPARGGEVTAAMSKTVRMTLVIVLVYSLCWAPFFSVQLWAAWDPNPPQSGAVFTLLMLLASLNSCTNPWIYSAFSSSVSPELRLLLLCRSHTLRRGSLPNDSTATHTSNY comes from the exons ATGTCAGTCTCCTTGGCAACAGACACATACCCATCCATCGACTGGCCGGTGGTCTCTGTGACCCCGGCGGGTAACAATGTCACTGAGTTGGAGCGGGACGCCTTGTTGGCGGTGGCCGAGGTGGTTGTGCTGGCGGTCATCTTGGTGATGGCCTTGCTCGGCAACGGGCTGGTGCTGGTGGTGTTGCTAAGACGGAGACGACACCACAACCCGCTGCACCAGTTCATGCTCAACCTCTGTCTGGCTGACCTGGTGGTGGCGCTGTTccag gtGTTGCCTCAGCTGGTGTGGGACGCCAGGGGTCGCTTTCCTGGCCCGGACTTCCTGTGTCGCCTGGTGAAATACCTACAGGTCCTTGGGATGTTCGCCTCCTCTTACATGATCGTCGCTATGACAGCGGACCGCCACTACGCCATCTGCTGCCCCCTGCAGGCGCATCGCAATGGGGCTACCCAGCGGCGGAACTCCTTCATACTGCTGGCCTGGGGACTATCGCTGCTGCTCAGCCTGCCACAG GTTTTCATCTTCTCGCGTTCAGAAGTGGCTCCAGGTGTGTATGAATGTTGGGGAAACTTTGCTGAGACCTGGGGCCTCAAGGCCTACGTGACCTGGATGACCCTAGCTGTCTTCATCCTCCCTGTCCTCATCATCACTGTCTGCCAG GTGCAAATCTTCAGGGAGATCCACAACAGTCTGTACCTGAAGTCAGAGTGCCGCCTGTCCCccgcctccctccctccatccagacgggacagtcagagaggaggaggaggaggcagcagagGGAGGTCCAGTGTCTCCCTGTATGTTTCACCGCTCGTGTTCAACAACCCCGGGACTCACACCGGCTTTGAACCTGgatccacctaccagcaccttcCTATGGGTCCACTCAGGTCCAACAGCATCACTTCACACTGTGATATTCACACCTACACAGCTGTTCATCCAG CTGAGCTGCAGCCTGACGTGCTGCCCGACCCTGCAGTTCCCTCCACTGTCTGCTCCCCCCCGCCGGTCAAAGCCGCCCCCGCCCGGGGAGGAGAGGTGACAGCGGCCATGTCCAAGACGGTGAGGATGACGCTGGTCATTGTGCTCGTCTACTCGCTCTGCTGGGCCCCGTTCTTCAGCGTCCAGCTGTGGGCCGCCTGGGACCCCAACCCACCTCAGAgcg gtgcagTGTTCACCCTGCTGATGCTACTGGCCAGTCTGAACTCGTGCACCAACCCCTGGATCTACTCGGCCTTCTCCAGCAGCGTCTCTCCGGAGCTTcgtctgctgctgctctgtcgctcacacacactccgCCGAGGCTCTTTACCCAACGACTCCACGGCCACACACACCTCCAACTACTGA